The Pigmentiphaga aceris DNA segment GCCAATGTCGAAACTGGTGGCGTATTGCTCGGCGTTGCGCGCATCCCAACGGCCGCCATCGAACAGGTTGGCGGCACGGTCCGGTGAGTCCGGCACGCAGGCACCGGCCATGGCAGCGGCTTGCAGGTACAGATCGGTACGGTGCACCTCGCGCACCACGTCGCGATATGCCAGCGGCCGGCGCAGCAAACCCCAGCGCGTGAACTGCGTCAGGAACCACATGCCATCGGATTCGTAGGGATAGGTCACCCGCCCTTCGTTGAAGAAGCGCAACGGGTGGGTTTCCTGCCAGGTGTGACCCAGGCCGTCCTGACCGCGCCCCAGCAAGGTGGCTTCGAGCACGCCGGCCGGCTGACCGATGATGTCAGGTTGCGCCAGTCGGCGAGCCACTGCGGCTTGCTGGCCAGCTTCGTCCAGATAACGCGCAGTGTCGATCAAGGCCGCGATCAGTGCGCGGGCGGTGTTCGGGTAACGGTTGGCCCAATCTGCCGAGCAGGCCAGCACTTTCTCGGGGTGATCCGGCCACATGGATTGCGTGGTGGTAGCACTGAACCCCACACCCGCCTCGATAGCCAGCGATTGCCATGGTTCACCCACGCAGAATCCGTGCACCAGACCGTCTTGCAAGGCACCGACCGTGCGCGGCGGCGGCACCACCACACGATCCACATCGCGCGTGGGGTCGATACCGTGGGCGGCCAGCCAATACGCCAGCCACATGGCATGGGTGCCGGTGGCGAAGGTGTGCGCAAGCGTCAGGCTTTCGCCCCCACGTACCGCACGCGCCAGGCCCCAGCCGTCACGCACGCCACGTTCTGACAAGCTGCGAGCCAGTGTGATGCCCTGGCCGTTGTGATTCAAGCCCATCAGGATCGAGGTGGGCGTGGCTTCGCCGCCAATGCCCAGGTGCGTGCCGTAAACCATGGAATACAAGGCGTGGGACGCGTCGAGCGAACCGCTTGCCAGGCCATCGCGCACCATGGCCCACGAGGCCTGCTTCTGCGGCTCGATGCGGATGCCGTATTTGCGGTCGAAGCCCAGTTCGTGTGCCATGGCTACGATGGCGCAGTCGAGCAAAGGGATAAAGCCTACGCGGACGACTTCTTTTTCGGGGCGATCGGTGCCGGTCAGGAAACCGCCGGTAGATGCGAATGCCGCTGTGTCCATCGATAGCGACGGAGCAGCAACAGGGGGGACCGCGGGGGTGAAAGCGGGAGCAACATCAGCAACACCCGATGGGGCAACCGTCGGCACAACAAGCGCATCGACCACGGGCGCTGCCACGACCGTCGGCGCAACAGACTCAGATGCCACCGCTGGCGTCGATACCGCCCCGACGGCCACCGCAACCGGCTTCGCTTCGCGGACAGCACCGGCCGGATTGCTGTGACGGCGGTGCAGGAAATCGACCACCGCCGCCCGGCAGGCCAGGTAGGTCGGATCATTGGCCAGATCGACACGGTCACGCGGGCGCGGCAGGTCTACCTGCTGAATCTGGCCGATGGTGGCGGCAGGCCCATTGCTCAACATCACGATGCGATCGGACAGCAGCACCGCTTCGTCGACATCGTGGGTCACCATGATGGTGGTGCTGCGCGTCTGTGCCACGATCTTCAGCAGCTCATCCTGCAAGTGGGCACGAGTCAGGGCATCCAGCGCACCGAAAGGCTCGTCCATCAATAGCACTTTGGGCTCGATGGCCAGCGCCCGGGCAATACCGACGCGCTGTTTCATGCCGCCGGATATCTCACGCGGCAGCTTGTTCGCGGCATGTGACAGGCCGACCAGGTCCAACGCGGCCTGCACGCGCTCGTCCAGCCTTGCGCGGCTTTCCGTCTTGCCGAACACGCGCTCTACGGCCAGGTGCACGTTCTGCGCGCAGCTCAGCCAGGGGAGCAGGGAATGGTTCTGGAATACGACGGCGCGATCCGGCCCCGGACCAGCGATTTCGCGGCCATCGCAGATCAGCACGCCCGTCGTCGGGCGGGTCAGTCCAGCCACCAGATTGAGCAGCGTGGATTTGCCGCAACCGGAGTGGCCGATCAGGGTAATGAACTCCCCTTTTTCAACGGTCAGGTCAATGTCGCGCAACGCGACGAAGGGGCCTTTGCGGGTCTGGAAAGTCTGTCCGACGCTTTCGATCTGTACGAATCTTTTCATGGCTTCATTCCTCGGCGTAGGTGAATTTCTTGGCCAGTTGCATCAGGGCCAGTTCAAGCATCAATCCCACGATGCCGATCAGGAAAATTGCGATGATGATGTGTTCGATCTTGGCGTTGTTCCACTCGTCCCACAGCCAGAAACCGATACCCGTGCCGCCGGTCAACATTTCAGCTGCGACGATCACCAGCCATGCGGTGCCGATGGACAGGCGCACGCCGGTCAGCACGTGCGGCAGCACGGCGGGCAGCAAGACTTTGGTCAACACCTTCCACTCGGACAGATCCAGCACCCGCGCCACGTTCATGTAGTCCTGCGGCACGCGTTGCACGCCTGCGGCGGTGTTGATGATCATGGGCCAGATCGAGCAGATGAAGATCGCCCAGATCGCAGCCGGGTTGGCCGCCTTGAACAACAGCAGCCCGATCGGCAGCCAGGCCAGCGGCGATACCGGCCGCAGCAGGCTGATGATCGGTGACACCATGGTGTTGATCGGCTTGAAGCGGCCAATCACAAAACCAGCC contains these protein-coding regions:
- the ntrB gene encoding nitrate ABC transporter permease, translating into MAAVPSSAGFSERNARWRERSEPLLRAAGGALIGFVLFVVVWQVIANLIPSIPTPGVTWAAARELFANPFYDNGPNDKGIGWNLLASLQRVALGFGLAALIGIPAGFVIGRFKPINTMVSPIISLLRPVSPLAWLPIGLLLFKAANPAAIWAIFICSIWPMIINTAAGVQRVPQDYMNVARVLDLSEWKVLTKVLLPAVLPHVLTGVRLSIGTAWLVIVAAEMLTGGTGIGFWLWDEWNNAKIEHIIIAIFLIGIVGLMLELALMQLAKKFTYAEE
- a CDS encoding CmpA/NrtA family ABC transporter substrate-binding protein — encoded protein: MDTAAFASTGGFLTGTDRPEKEVVRVGFIPLLDCAIVAMAHELGFDRKYGIRIEPQKQASWAMVRDGLASGSLDASHALYSMVYGTHLGIGGEATPTSILMGLNHNGQGITLARSLSERGVRDGWGLARAVRGGESLTLAHTFATGTHAMWLAYWLAAHGIDPTRDVDRVVVPPPRTVGALQDGLVHGFCVGEPWQSLAIEAGVGFSATTTQSMWPDHPEKVLACSADWANRYPNTARALIAALIDTARYLDEAGQQAAVARRLAQPDIIGQPAGVLEATLLGRGQDGLGHTWQETHPLRFFNEGRVTYPYESDGMWFLTQFTRWGLLRRPLAYRDVVREVHRTDLYLQAAAMAGACVPDSPDRAANLFDGGRWDARNAEQYATSFDIGVKVVSPDTVDSPTMP